In a single window of the Streptomyces sp. CGMCC 4.7035 genome:
- a CDS encoding RidA family protein, whose translation MSAVESRLAELGLTLPEVVPPLAAYQPAVQSGVYVYTAGQLPMVDGKLPVTGKVGAEVTAEEAKGLARTCALNALAAVKSVTGDLDRIARVVKVVGFVASASDFTGQPGVVNGASELLGEVLGDKGVHARSAVGVAVLPLDAPVEVEIQVELTEA comes from the coding sequence ATGAGCGCGGTCGAGTCCCGGCTTGCCGAACTGGGTCTGACGCTGCCGGAGGTCGTGCCGCCGCTCGCCGCCTACCAGCCGGCCGTGCAGTCCGGGGTGTATGTGTACACCGCCGGCCAGCTCCCGATGGTGGACGGCAAGCTCCCGGTCACCGGCAAGGTGGGTGCCGAGGTCACCGCCGAGGAGGCCAAGGGCCTGGCCCGTACGTGCGCGCTGAACGCGCTTGCCGCGGTCAAGTCCGTGACGGGTGACCTGGACCGCATCGCGCGCGTGGTGAAGGTCGTCGGTTTCGTGGCATCGGCGTCGGACTTCACGGGCCAGCCGGGCGTCGTCAACGGCGCCAGCGAACTGCTGGGCGAGGTCCTCGGAGACAAGGGTGTGCACGCCCGCAGTGCGGTCGGCGTGGCGGTGCTCCCGCTGGACGCGCCGGTCGAGGTGGAGATCCAGGTGGAGCTGACGGAGGCGTAA
- a CDS encoding ArsA family ATPase has product MSRLQVVSGKGGTGKTTVAAALALALATEGKRTLLVEVEGRQGIAQLFETEALPYEERKIAVAPGGGEVYALAIDPELALLDYLQMFYKLGGAGRALKKLGAIDFATTIAPGLRDVLLTGKACEAVRRKDKNGRFAYDYVVMDAPPTGRITRFLNVNDEVAGLAKIGPIHNQAQAVMRVLKSPETAVHMVTLLEEMPVQETADGIAELRTAKLPVGRIIVNMVRPAVLDQADLELARAVSRTAVADALSDAGLSGARRGGLAERLVDPLLQQADEYAERFALEREQRGALTELGLPLHELPLLAEGMDLAGLYELATELRQQGIS; this is encoded by the coding sequence GTGAGCAGGCTCCAGGTCGTCAGCGGCAAGGGCGGGACCGGAAAGACCACGGTCGCCGCGGCACTCGCGCTCGCCCTCGCGACCGAGGGCAAGCGCACCCTCCTGGTCGAGGTCGAGGGCAGGCAGGGCATCGCGCAGCTCTTCGAGACCGAGGCGCTGCCGTACGAGGAACGGAAGATCGCCGTCGCCCCGGGCGGCGGCGAGGTGTACGCGCTGGCGATCGACCCCGAGCTGGCCCTTCTGGACTACCTCCAGATGTTCTACAAACTGGGCGGCGCGGGAAGGGCCCTGAAGAAGCTCGGCGCCATCGATTTCGCCACCACCATCGCGCCGGGCCTCAGGGACGTGCTCCTCACGGGCAAGGCGTGCGAGGCAGTTCGCAGGAAGGACAAGAACGGCCGGTTCGCGTACGACTACGTGGTGATGGACGCACCGCCCACAGGGCGCATCACCCGCTTCCTGAACGTCAACGACGAGGTGGCGGGCCTCGCGAAGATCGGGCCGATACACAATCAGGCGCAGGCCGTGATGCGGGTGCTGAAGTCCCCGGAGACGGCCGTGCACATGGTGACGCTCCTTGAGGAGATGCCCGTCCAGGAGACCGCGGACGGGATCGCCGAACTGCGCACCGCCAAGCTGCCGGTGGGGCGGATCATCGTCAACATGGTGCGGCCGGCGGTCCTGGACCAGGCGGACCTGGAGCTCGCACGCGCCGTGTCGCGGACGGCCGTCGCCGACGCCCTGTCGGACGCAGGGCTCAGCGGCGCGCGCCGCGGCGGGCTCGCGGAGCGGCTGGTGGACCCGCTGCTCCAGCAGGCCGACGAGTACGCGGAGCGGTTCGCCCTGGAGCGCGAGCAGCGCGGCGCGCTCACGGAGCTGGGCCTGCCGCTGCACGAACTGCCGCTGCTCGCCGAGGGAATGGACCTGGCGGGCCTGTACGAACTGGCCACGGAACTGCGTCAGCAAGGGATCTCATGA
- a CDS encoding ArsA family ATPase yields MSSDPSPTHDDTASAPDAHDAAHLPDTGSTRAWNPVPVLEVDPLLDDPRTRIVVCCGSGGVGKTTTAAALGLRAAERGRKVVVLTIDPARRLAQSMGIDALDNTPRRVKGIEDAAGGELHAMMLDMKRTFDEIVEAHADPERAAAILGNPFYQSLSAGFAGTQEYMAMEKLGQLRARDEWDLIVVDTPPSRSALDFLDAPKRLGSFLDGKLIRVLMAPAKVGGRAGMKFLNVGMSMMTGALGKLLGGQLLKDVQTFVAAMDTMFGGFRTRADATYKLLQAPGTAFLVVAAPERDALREAAYFVERLAAEDMPLAGLVLNRVHGSGAAHLSAERALAAAENLDGENLDTDDADAPDAPYSPDAPDDPYDADDADDADDADRTDDVDATDDAENLDMENLDPVPDPAVAENLEDPRIVDQGAGKAGLRNSPDTYDRSESRPSEAPVPDGGSPATTDPDRSIEQLTAGLLRLHAERMQLLSREQRTRDRFTALHPEVAVAEVAALPGDVHDLAGLRDIGNRLAANGPEHPEEREAHA; encoded by the coding sequence ATGAGCTCGGACCCGTCCCCCACACACGACGACACGGCCTCCGCCCCCGATGCACATGACGCAGCGCACCTCCCCGACACGGGTTCCACGCGCGCGTGGAACCCCGTACCCGTCCTGGAGGTCGATCCCCTCCTGGACGACCCGAGGACGCGCATCGTCGTGTGCTGCGGCTCCGGCGGCGTCGGCAAGACAACCACGGCGGCGGCCCTGGGGCTGCGCGCCGCCGAGCGCGGCCGGAAGGTGGTCGTGCTCACCATCGACCCGGCCCGTCGGCTCGCCCAGTCGATGGGCATCGACGCGCTCGACAACACCCCTCGGCGGGTGAAGGGCATCGAGGACGCCGCGGGCGGCGAACTGCACGCCATGATGCTCGACATGAAGCGCACCTTCGACGAGATCGTCGAGGCGCACGCGGACCCCGAGCGGGCGGCCGCGATTCTGGGCAACCCCTTCTACCAGTCGCTCTCGGCAGGCTTCGCGGGCACGCAGGAGTACATGGCGATGGAGAAGCTGGGGCAACTGCGTGCCCGGGACGAGTGGGACCTCATCGTCGTCGACACACCGCCCTCGCGCTCGGCGCTGGACTTCCTGGACGCCCCCAAGCGCCTCGGGTCCTTCCTGGACGGCAAGCTGATCCGGGTCCTGATGGCCCCGGCGAAGGTGGGCGGCCGCGCGGGAATGAAGTTCCTGAACGTCGGGATGTCGATGATGACGGGCGCCCTGGGGAAGCTGCTCGGAGGTCAGCTCCTGAAGGACGTCCAGACGTTCGTGGCCGCCATGGACACCATGTTCGGCGGGTTCCGCACACGCGCGGACGCCACGTACAAGCTGCTGCAGGCACCCGGTACGGCGTTCCTGGTGGTGGCGGCCCCGGAGCGGGACGCGCTGCGTGAGGCCGCGTACTTCGTGGAACGCCTGGCCGCCGAGGACATGCCGCTGGCCGGGCTGGTGCTCAATCGGGTCCACGGCAGCGGTGCGGCCCATCTGTCGGCCGAGCGGGCGCTCGCCGCCGCGGAGAACCTCGACGGGGAAAACCTCGATACGGATGACGCCGACGCCCCGGACGCCCCCTACAGCCCGGACGCCCCTGACGACCCGTACGACGCGGACGACGCGGACGACGCGGACGACGCGGACCGCACAGACGACGTAGACGCCACGGACGACGCCGAGAACCTCGACATGGAGAACCTCGACCCCGTCCCAGATCCGGCCGTGGCGGAAAATCTTGAGGATCCCCGCATTGTGGATCAGGGGGCCGGGAAAGCTGGACTTCGTAACTCTCCCGACACGTACGACCGTTCAGAATCTCGCCCATCCGAAGCACCGGTTCCCGACGGAGGCTCCCCCGCCACCACGGACCCGGATCGGAGTATCGAGCAACTCACCGCGGGCCTGCTGAGGCTGCACGCCGAACGTATGCAGCTGCTCTCCCGCGAGCAGCGCACGCGTGAC
- a CDS encoding DUF4177 domain-containing protein, protein MTKWEYATVPLLVHATKQILDTWGEDGWELVQVVPGPNNPEQLVAYLKREKQA, encoded by the coding sequence ATGACCAAGTGGGAATACGCAACCGTGCCGCTGCTCGTCCACGCCACGAAGCAGATCCTGGACACCTGGGGCGAGGACGGCTGGGAGCTCGTCCAGGTCGTGCCCGGGCCGAACAACCCCGAGCAGCTGGTGGCTTACCTGAAGCGGGAGAAGCAGGCATGA
- a CDS encoding NUDIX hydrolase gives MANGQWFPPEWPERIRALAEGTLTPVAPKRAATVMLLKDTDGAPAVHMLRRRASMAFAGGAYAYPGGGVDPRDHDRRIGWAGPTRAWWADRLGVDETSAQAIVCAAVRETYEEAGVLLAGSTPETVVGDTTGADWEADHASLVARDLSFAEFLDRRGLLLRSDLLGAWTRWITPEFETRRYDTWFFVAALPEGQRTRNASTEADRTVWIRPAEAAASYDRGELLMMPPTIATLRQLIPYATAAEALKAAPGRDLTPVLARARLEDGEVVLTWPGHDEFTKHIPTGGAPA, from the coding sequence ATGGCGAATGGGCAGTGGTTTCCACCGGAGTGGCCAGAGCGGATCCGCGCGCTCGCGGAGGGCACGCTCACTCCGGTCGCTCCGAAGCGGGCGGCCACCGTCATGCTCCTCAAGGACACCGACGGCGCCCCCGCCGTCCATATGCTGCGCAGACGCGCCTCCATGGCCTTCGCCGGAGGCGCGTACGCCTACCCGGGCGGCGGCGTCGACCCGCGCGACCACGACCGCCGGATCGGCTGGGCGGGCCCCACGCGCGCGTGGTGGGCGGACCGCCTCGGCGTGGACGAGACGTCCGCCCAGGCCATCGTCTGCGCCGCCGTACGGGAGACCTACGAGGAGGCCGGCGTCCTGCTCGCCGGGTCCACCCCGGAGACGGTCGTCGGCGACACCACGGGCGCCGACTGGGAGGCGGACCACGCCTCCCTGGTCGCCCGCGATCTTTCGTTCGCCGAGTTCCTCGACCGGCGGGGACTCCTCCTGCGTTCCGACCTGCTCGGCGCCTGGACCCGCTGGATCACCCCGGAGTTCGAGACCCGCCGCTACGACACGTGGTTCTTCGTGGCCGCCCTCCCCGAAGGGCAACGCACCCGCAACGCCTCCACGGAGGCCGACCGCACGGTGTGGATCCGCCCGGCGGAGGCGGCCGCCTCGTACGACAGGGGCGAACTGCTGATGATGCCGCCCACCATCGCGACCCTGCGCCAGCTGATCCCGTACGCCACCGCCGCCGAGGCGCTGAAGGCCGCGCCCGGCCGCGATCTGACCCCGGTCCTGGCCCGAGCCCGTCTGGAGGACGGCGAAGTCGTGCTGACCTGGCCCGGCCACGACGAGTTCACCAAACACATCCCGACGGGCGGAGCGCCCGCATGA